A stretch of DNA from Acropora palmata chromosome 12, jaAcrPala1.3, whole genome shotgun sequence:
ACGATAAATTCTTATTTCCTAGCATAACATCTCCATTAAAGTTAAGTTTATTCATAGCCTAATCGAACCAGTCGAAATAAACTTGTCAGTGGCCCCTGCGATAGAGTCGATTTCGCATATGTGTACAGAGTAGGGTAACACAGAATTGCCTGTGAATTTGTTTAACGCTTTACATTTCTGTCTCATTGATAGATTAGATTATTATTTTCGCAAACGATCTGCGTTTTTGaggggaaaaaatatattgctCAGCAATTTTTACTAGAGTCTCGGTGTAAAATATCAGTCTATGAAGCAAATAGAATTAGATGCTCTCATCCTACTGCATCATATAAATACGATGAATTCTTATTTCCTAGCATAATATCTGCATTAAAGTTATTTACTCATAGCCTAATCGAACTGGTCGTTTCAATTTCTACTGACGTCAACTATCGAcgtttctttcttcttttcgctcgttaaattatcttaaaatttATGACATactcattttttctttcaattaacttcattattttttgttcattctaACGTTGCTTCAGAAACACTGATAATAGGCCGAAATGAAAATGTTATGAATGGAATAATTCTCTTTACGTTTTCATGCTGAATAATGAGTTTTCTTGCTGTTTTTAGAGCACTTTTGTGGTTTTCTCAAAAGAGTCGTCGAATGATTCTCAGTAACACAACAGTTActgataattaaaattaaatggaACGCCAACATGATCTAGCTTAAGCCAATTGATAAACTACAAGGCTCATGGTAAAAACCACAAATGCTGGGTCATGAACACCTATTTAGCACGAACTTACTTATCCAAAAAGGTAACCTGAATAATTTGGTCTTCAACTAGAATTCTATCATTTTGCTTAGACCTAACAAATCCTCTGAGATCACGTCTTTCGTTTTCACCTTGGGCCCAAGTTATTGTGTCAAAACATATGCAAATGAACATTTACATGGACAGGTCCTAAATTCATGCAGAAAAGTCAAGCAAATTCCTCAGTGCCACAATTAAACCTCCTTAGACTCATTTGTGGAAACAATGAGAGCAAATAACTGCACAAGCTCCACTCAGCGTGACTTTGATTCAATTAGGTTCTAATGCAGTAAAATGGAGTTCCTTGGAGTGCGTGTGGTTCGTGGACCCGACTGGGAGTGGAATgaccaagatggcggcgagGGAAGCGTCGGAACAGTTTTTCAAATTGGAAGCGATACAAAATCGCCGATCACAGAACCAATCGTTTTGGTCCAATGGGATTGTGGAATAAAAGCAAGTTACAGAGCTGGAATGGATGGCAAATATGATCTTAGAATTCTTGACACTGCAAATGGAGGTAATTTTTCTTGTCCTTGCTTGCTTTTAGTTGCAGACTGAAGATGCATCGAATTATGAAGAGGACATAATTTGATGCTATTCACGATGAATGCACTTTTAGAAGTAGGGAAAGGGTTGACGCAGTGGTGAGTTATCTCTTTTCCATCATTCGGGCTGAGGTTCCACCTAGGCTTAGAGGGTTTACGtaggtttatttttttctactcAGGTCCAAGAATTTTTTCTTAGGAACTCacttgatttgttgtgatttagtttgatttgtaaTCTCCTCAATCATTAGCGCAATCGTGTTCACCTAAATCTACTGGCACTCGAGTAAAGTGACTAGTTACGATTCAAGACTTGTTTCGACACTCCTCTCTATTATAGTCAGGTGTCAAGTAAAAGGTTAAAATTGCTATCGTTAATTATAAGAATGAACACTAATTATTGAGTTTTTAAACGGAGTAATGGATAGTTTCAGGTCACTCCAGATGGAGACACTAGACAGGAATATCGGAATGTCTTAACCTATCAACaagtctttttgtttttttttgttttgtttttgtttagtttttgttattttggatGGATAGAAAAGATTTGGAATGATTCTGTCAACGAACTCAGAGATTGTGAATTTAGGCAAGCCTAAAAGTATCGCTGACAAGCAAAGACCTGTGGTTGAGAAAGGTTATTTAATTCAAAGGATCCTaggaaattttaaagaattaTGAAGTagattgcatttttttcttcttgttttctttctggAATATCAGGTGAAAGGCATCTCTTCACTTCCTGTGATGGGTGCCAACGGAAGCATGTTATTGGATCTCGCTGGCATTGCAAGACATGTCCAACTTATGACTTGTGCACACAATGCTACATGACAGATTGCCATGATAACGGGCACGCGTTTGAGCGCATTGACAGGAGCCAGGGCAAGGGGTGAGTTTGAcacaaaagaatgaaagacCACTTATTCGTACTATTTCTTTGAGTGTCACGAACTTTAACTCTGCACAAATTTTCTGCTTAATGAGAACACCACAAATCAAACGTTACTTTCTTGTGtgagggaaaaaaactggAGCATCTAGAGAGAAACCGCCtagagcagagtagagaaccaacaaaatcGACTCATATACGACGTAGGGTCCGGagtcgaacccaggccacattggttgAAGCTGAGGGCTGGTGACTACCCTTTACCTCAAAAGAAGCCCCATTATGTCATCGATAAagtagcttttttttttaatctcgtTTACGTATGCATACGATAAGAGGATAATTTAAGGAGTATAGATATCAAGCAGCAAGGATCCGCAATCTTCCAGTTACATAATCGATAGTGTTCATTCTACTATCACTACCAATCACGCTTAGCAAccctttttgtttcaacttgAACTTTGATGTATTTTGAAGGCTTAACGTTGGAACGAGATGGGGATCCACCAAGCTAAGGGCTCGTGGATTTTTTAAAGGAGCTAAAGTTATCAGAGGTCCTGACTGTGAAGTGAACGATCAAATTAGCGAGCCAAACAAAGTCGGCGTGGTTGAAGAGGTTGTGAGCTCTAATGATGAAGATACTAAAGATTCTGTGCGCGTTTCGTGGAAAAAAGGAGGACCGACGTATATCTATAGAGTTGGTAAAGATGGAAAAGTACGTACTACGTAATAGTCACCTTCTTATTGAAGTTATAAAAGCGAGACGCTATGAACCAAGGCTTTTTGGAATTTCTGATAAGTTGAGTGATGATTGTAGcagcatcgcagaggtcaggatTCGAGTCCCGACTTGCCCTGAAatgttcaggcctttctccCCTCAGTGTTAGAATAAATTGCAcctattcatttgttttcttcctttttttttttttgtttgctttttttctatCCGCAGTTTAAACAAAGGTAATTAAAAAACACAGGACATGAAGTTTTGGcatcaaatgttttttttctttttctgattATTTCATTATACCACTAGATATCACGTCTAACgttgattttgttattaagTAGATATGTCCTCTGCGACTATTTCACTAGGTCGATCTAAAGTGTACCGTGCCagccattggtggaaactaTTATAGAGACCATCTACCATCGCTCgtgttgaaacaaaagaagtcACAAGGCGGTCTTACAACTGGTGATAAGGTCATCGTAGAGGTCACACTCAAACGGCATAAGAAGTTATCCTCCGGACATGGTGAATGGAACAGAGACATGGCTAAGGTATATAGtgttcaaaaaataacttttatgTCTTTATCCGCAATGTCCTTTCAAGTTACTTTAATTGATCGGTTATGATTTTGCTTTGATTCAAGGGTTTAGGTGATCGGGCTCAACTCCAAAGACCTAAATGAGAGTCTTTCCCAAATGCTTGGCATGGaaggaaagaaggaaaaggttttttttaagGAATTCAAAACGCAAGACAGGAGACAAATTCggacaaaaaaaatggcaattgATCGTCTATTTGTATCCGTGTGCAGGGTACAAGATACTTTCAAAACGAAAATGGCGCTAGGCTATCTCTGGATTTTGCTTGCTCTGTCAAACATGTAATTATATTAGGTTCCACTATGATGCCTAGAAATATTAATGTACTTAATTGTTGTAGGCTCAATCTCGATGCAGTAACGAATTGTACTTCCCCAAAGacgttttcttatttatttatttctttttttttttcagtatatGCGAGAAATTGGCGTCGTGCAGGATTTTACATCAAACGATGACGTTGTTGTGGAGTACCCCGACAAAAGATGGCGTTACAATCCAGAAGTATTGAAAAAggtaatttgtattttatatcATAATACAAACCTTCAAAATGTTtccctaaaaataatttcgaTTCTTTGAATACTGAACGTATTTATCGGGTAGTGGAGTTGATAATTTAAACTACTAGCTTGTTTTGACATAGTTCAAAGAGAAATATTTGTCAACACTTTTTAACACGATTATCTCTGGGAATGGTCTGGACCCTCGTTGTTCTTACCCTGACCAGGAGGGGAGGAAGTTTGGGGAAGGGAGGGGGGAGTAGTAGCTGGGTCCGCACAGGACTATAACATCATTACTTCAGTTACGCCTCGCTGAATGTGGAGCCAGTGAGATTTCGTGATCATCATTTACATaactttttagtttttaattttcttgtatcAACAATGGTTTGCCGTCCCGACTTGTCTTTAACCATAGGTAAACAGTTAATTGGAAGAAGGTTGCTCCTTTTGTGTATTGGTCGCCCAGTTTGTCACATTGTAACATCTAATTGTTGACTGCATCTGATCGTTTCGTTCACGTTTCGTAACTTAGTTCTAAATTCCAATGCATATAGCGACGCCGAatcttcttgttctttcctTGGTGATTCAGGTGCAACAAATTAAGCGAGGAGACGAGATCTTAGTGAAGACCGACAAAAACTTGGTAAAGGAACTACAAGTGGGTCACGGAGAGTGGAATGAAGCTATGGTCTCAGTgagtttctttcttcttttatatcttttctttctttctcttttttttttttttttttcagttttttttctttcttttcactcAACTTTTAGTCAAGAGCAAAAGTCTTTTGGTCGTGGAAaactaataaataaataaagacaTCAGAAAATTCGAAACTCATGGACTCATGTGAATGTTAGATTCAGCTTAGCCTTATAAAATAGGTGAACTAGGGAGTTTTGTCAGTGCCTCTGAGTGATTGCTTGAAAGTCACCGTAATTTATGGAAAATTTACAAATGCTTTGTTTTAATAGATCCTTGGTCGCTATGGAAAAGTTCTGAACGTAGACGGCAATGGGGATTTGTTGGTTTTAATTGAGGGCAATGTATATTATTTGAACCCAGCGGGTGTGATATGTGTTACGGATCCAGTGGTTGCTTCCTCCAGCAGGAGGGACAGTAATCATGCCGGTGCATTTCCAATAGGTATTAAAACATAGaaaagatagtacgcgcgctctgattggtcaaaaacctatgttttatcagagtataaaacatagaaaagcgtgttttattgtttttcgcgcGTAAACTCtctattttaaagcaaatgaagaagcctaggccgtgtattacactgtgataaaacactccggacatttgagaacacgagagaaatgtagaaaacacgagccgcaggcgagtgttttctacatttctctcgtgttctcaaatgtccgtcgtgttttatcacagtgtaatacccggcttaggcttctttatttgttaactatttttaaatttaacataATCACTACTTCACTTTCTCGGTTACTATCGTTGCTCTCCTTGGTTTTCTCACACATGAAATTTGCAGATGAAGAAAAGCCTGTGACCGAAGATTTGAATTAGGCAAgccaacaaacaaacaaaaaagcaacagCGAAAAAATAATTGTCCTATCAATCGCCATTCTTGGCAACCCTGCACTATGAAATGTGTGGCTGAACGAGATCAAGTAGCTCTTGTTCATATTTTACCTCAGCCATtatttcttgttgtgtttctTAATTCGTCTGACAgtttttttatctgttttcCAGATTTTATGTTCCATCAGATTATGAGAAGTATTTTACAGCAGAATGTAGCTGCTGATATCGGCAACCAAGAAGTTTTAGTTGCCTGCTGCAGACTAAATGCGCTTCCAAGAGTTCGTGAGATTCTCGATAATAATCCAGAATTGGTGAGCAATTCAAACAAATTCTAGTCGCAGATCAAAGAGGCATCGTCATTCCAATTGAGTGCAAGTCCACTATTGTTAAAAAAGGGGGAAAAAGCTATATATGAAATCAATGGAAGTTAAAACTAACGATGCCGTTTCTTTTGGAGTAACTTTGTTACTACACCGAATTCAACATTTTGTCACCCAGACGAGGATGATGAAGGACAGAAGCTAGAAATAGTTGGCAAAAAGTTGGcaaacattttcaagtttggatGAGATTTATTTCAAAAGTCCCAAAACTTTAATGAGGTTAACTTTTCTTCGCAAAATTCAtttgacattttatttttgaggaCCAAAAGACAGCAAAACCACCGTGACAGCGTCCGTTTGTATATTCCGCGTTTCTGGCAAAAGTCAACTGGCCTGTTTTTGTCGTTCATGAAACTATGAAAAcctccttttcttcttttagatGTTGCCCTACATTTGCAGTTATATATCAAACAGAAATGAGCTAAGGTCCAATAATTTTAAGACGATTTTTTGGAGGCTGGCGGTGGCCGTTTGCTAGATCTAGAAACGTGATGGAACAAAAACTAGGAAAAAAGACTGATTTCTTGTCTTCAAAGATCATTGAGTATTTAAGTATGGAATATCTTGGTCGGTTCAACTAACTCAACAATTAACAAATTCAGCTTGTTAAATCTCGAAATTAGTGAGAGAAATTCCGAGAATGACTGTTGTTCGTGGTGAATGACGTTTCACCAACCTCTCTGGAATTCGATATAGGATCGGAATCATCAGTGACGGCATGAAATTGTCTAGATGTAAACATAAATCAACAGCACTAGTACTTCCGTCAGAGCTAGCATGGAAAGAAAATATCCCGTCAAGGCTTGTGATTTAACAAATGATGTCAATATTGTATATGTCTAGATGTCCTCCTATTGATGATAAAATGATGCCATAAAATGGTCAAAGTCTTTTGGATTAATTAACGCAGCGAGTGTTACTAAAACCTCTTCAGTTTAGTTTCTTTCTCTTTGGGTTGTAAATCGGTAAAGTAACTAATGACGCAAACATGTCAATTATTGTTGATTTAGATTGACGCAATGGTAGACGGTCGAACAGCCCTTCATGTAGCATGCCAACATGGACACTGTGACATCATAAGGGAGTTGATTGACAGGGGCGCTGATAAAGACAAACTGGTAAGCAGCTGCACTTTACTAATTCACTCGGAAGTTCCCCACGTCTGTCCCTGAAGTATGATTTGGGTAAGAAGTCATCTCCGGGACGAAAAAAGCGTATTTAAATCATAGTAAACAAGCACCGAGAGAGGTGTGACACCTGTAAATTGCTCCAAAACGATTATCGGGAAGGTTTGAGTTTTTACGGTTCAGTCAAAAAACAAGTTTGCATGACTATGGTTTTGATATTGCTTCATTGTTATCGCTATGTTAATTTGATTCAGCGTACAGgatcgcttttttttttccttttaagctGAGTGTGTTAAATTTTACTTGTAATGCGCAGGACAACCAAGGATATACAGCCACTCATCATGCTGCTATCGGGTAAGATTTGAACTTTGAATCGATCTAACGCACTACCGTACTATATTAAGGacataatattttcaaacttaaaagtcgaaaaaaaagttttaaaaacataAAGAGTAACTGAGTTTATCAATCACTTTCTGActttttaagttttccttttgaagCCCTACAATCCGGCGTGCTATTCTCACTGCATATATAATGAGCGTATCACGCTAATGCGCCGCATTCCGCTAATCCCAAGGGTCTGGGTTAGTGGCGTCTAGTATGATCCTTTGCGGTCTTTCTAGCATAAAATCTGGCTGTGCAGTGCGAAATCTTGCAGTTTGACGAGATTGCCGTGGGAACACGCTTTGTGCCGCTCCCTCCTCCCCTGGTGGCGGTGACCACCTCTCACCCGGCCTTACTGCATATCTTTTGCTTAGGCGGTCGCGGATTCCTCCCATAACTTAGTCTAGTGTGATCGCAACAATAGATATGCAGTGAGAATAAATTACTATTTTCAATTAAATCTCGCCAACGTAGCAAATACCCAAATCTAGGTACAAgatacgattttttttttttaattcgaaAC
This window harbors:
- the LOC141859799 gene encoding E3 ubiquitin-protein ligase MIB2-like isoform X2, translating into MEFLGVRVVRGPDWEWNDQDGGEGSVGTVFQIGSDTKSPITEPIVLVQWDCGIKASYRAGMDGKYDLRILDTANGGERHLFTSCDGCQRKHVIGSRWHCKTCPTYDLCTQCYMTDCHDNGHAFERIDRSQGKGLNVGTRWGSTKLRARGFFKGAKVIRGPDCEVNDQISEPNKVGVVEEVVSSNDEDTKDSVRVSWKKGGPTYIYRVGKDGKVDLKCTVPAIGGNYYRDHLPSLVLKQKKSQGGLTTGDKVIVEVTLKRHKKLSSGHGEWNRDMAKYMREIGVVQDFTSNDDVVVEYPDKRWRYNPEVLKKVQQIKRGDEILVKTDKNLVKELQVGHGEWNEAMVSILGRYGKVLNVDGNGDLLVLIEGNVYYLNPAGVICVTDPVVASSSRRDSNHAGAFPIDFMFHQIMRSILQQNVAADIGNQEVLVACCRLNALPRVREILDNNPELIDAMVDGRTALHVACQHGHCDIIRELIDRGADKDKLDNQGYTATHHAAIGDKTGEALKLLLSQGFDPNVQDSEKRISPLHLAVHSSNEMAVRILTQYAACDVNLQDENGDTPLHYAIARNENNMVDMLLGSSGLMATITNCKGFNYLHVAVLQGNKPALEKLLEMTGSSLNVATDNGVTTLHIAAINGYREIAEILLEQPGFCVNAVAIENQTPLHLAAEQGYPDMAEVLLDHGADVNAANNHGDTPLHLSLKRELMSRDHMLDSFVLLGLEGRSSGGEAAVSRCLLSYGADVRRRNNSGETPLDRCRGTEVEQVIRDFAAKGNSDATEVPIFEGVTSHPGIAHRGENDSTEADKHVEPFDHHSDDRETNDSKTNDEVGHGQTIGETVDDAQEKQGTQDDEQSQDVLVQNCIPLIEVKCGYRGR